Proteins encoded by one window of Flavobacterium sp. N502540:
- a CDS encoding prolyl oligopeptidase family serine peptidase produces MKLKVTLLLFLNIGFFAFAQENLTYQKPSKSILDLADYEKAPTVSMDTKKENMLLMYRSTYKTLDDLNQDELRLGGLRINPVTNISSSVTYTTNLKLRKISGKEEVQVSGLPQNPKISNILWSPNDKKILFSHTTSSGVELWFLDVETAKATKLTESTVNANLGNPFSWFLDNETILVKMLPKNRKPLLDPKNDLPTGPIISNTAGTKSQNRTFPDMLKNQSDEINFENITTSELYKVNLNGNATLFKEAAMYYGERISPDGNFIMLTTIQKPFSYVVPLYRFPSRTIVYDARGKEIKIVNEVPLSEIMPKGFMAVRKGKREMAWRNDKPSTLSYVVALDEGDPANKVDFRDEVFLWNAPFTSEATSLTKVPQRYADITWGNDNVAFLTDQWYDTRNTKTYLINPANPAQQPKVITDRNQQDVYSDPGVFETRKNEYNKYVLAIEKDNAYRIGDGYTKEGQFPFIDEFNLKTLQSKRIYTSPYKDKKEDLLEIEDFKSGKVLVQIQSKSEYPNYYFRNIKKQNSLTPITSFKNPFESIKNVSKEVIKYKRKDGVELSGTLYLPAGYDKAKKEKLPLLIWAYPAEYKDKNSAGQSTQNSNEFTTPYYGSFVYWVTKGYVVLDDAAFPIIGEGTTEPNDNFMPQLVANAEAAIDAVDALGYINRKKVAIGGHSYGAFMTANLLTHSNLFACGIARSGAYNRTLTPFGFQTEQRNYWEVPEVYTKMSPFMNADKMKTPLLLVHGEADNNPGTFTLQTERYYQALKGLGATARMVILPKEAHSYVAKENILHLLWEQDQFLEKYLKN; encoded by the coding sequence ATGAAATTAAAGGTTACATTACTGCTATTTCTTAACATTGGCTTTTTTGCCTTTGCACAGGAAAATCTCACTTACCAAAAACCATCAAAATCTATCTTAGATTTAGCCGATTACGAAAAAGCTCCTACAGTATCAATGGATACAAAAAAGGAGAATATGCTATTAATGTACAGGAGTACATATAAAACACTCGATGATTTAAACCAGGATGAACTTCGCTTAGGAGGTTTAAGAATTAATCCGGTAACAAATATTTCCAGCTCTGTAACTTATACAACGAATTTAAAGCTAAGAAAAATTAGCGGTAAAGAAGAGGTTCAGGTTTCAGGATTACCGCAAAATCCAAAAATAAGCAACATCCTTTGGTCTCCAAATGATAAAAAAATATTGTTCTCTCACACCACAAGTTCTGGTGTCGAACTTTGGTTTCTTGATGTTGAAACTGCAAAAGCAACAAAACTTACCGAATCAACTGTTAATGCCAATTTAGGAAATCCGTTTAGCTGGTTCTTAGACAATGAGACTATTTTGGTAAAAATGCTTCCAAAAAACAGAAAACCATTATTGGATCCTAAAAATGATTTACCAACTGGTCCAATTATCTCTAATACAGCAGGAACAAAATCTCAAAACAGAACGTTTCCTGATATGTTGAAAAATCAAAGTGACGAAATTAATTTTGAAAACATCACCACTTCTGAACTGTACAAAGTTAATCTTAACGGAAATGCTACATTGTTTAAAGAAGCTGCAATGTATTACGGAGAAAGAATTTCACCAGACGGTAATTTTATTATGCTGACCACGATTCAAAAACCATTTTCTTACGTAGTTCCTTTGTACCGATTCCCATCCAGAACTATTGTTTATGATGCGAGAGGAAAAGAGATCAAAATAGTTAATGAAGTTCCGTTAAGCGAAATAATGCCAAAAGGTTTTATGGCTGTTCGAAAAGGAAAAAGAGAAATGGCATGGAGAAATGATAAACCTTCAACCTTATCTTATGTTGTAGCTTTAGATGAAGGTGATCCTGCTAATAAGGTTGATTTTAGAGATGAAGTTTTTCTTTGGAACGCTCCTTTTACAAGTGAGGCAACTTCTTTAACAAAAGTACCGCAACGTTACGCCGATATAACATGGGGTAATGACAATGTAGCTTTTCTAACGGATCAATGGTACGACACCCGTAACACCAAAACCTACCTAATTAATCCGGCAAATCCAGCTCAACAGCCAAAAGTAATTACAGACAGAAACCAACAGGATGTTTATTCAGATCCGGGAGTTTTTGAAACCAGAAAGAACGAATACAACAAATATGTTCTGGCGATTGAAAAAGACAACGCTTATCGTATTGGAGATGGATACACCAAAGAAGGACAATTTCCTTTTATTGATGAATTCAATTTAAAAACATTACAATCTAAACGTATTTACACTTCTCCATACAAAGACAAAAAAGAAGATTTACTTGAAATTGAAGATTTTAAATCGGGGAAAGTTTTAGTACAAATTCAGTCTAAGAGTGAATATCCGAATTATTACTTTAGAAATATCAAAAAACAAAACAGCTTAACACCAATTACTTCTTTCAAAAATCCGTTTGAGAGCATTAAAAATGTGAGTAAAGAAGTGATCAAATACAAGCGCAAAGACGGTGTTGAACTTTCGGGAACTTTATATTTACCGGCAGGTTACGATAAAGCGAAAAAAGAAAAATTACCTTTATTAATCTGGGCTTATCCAGCTGAATACAAAGACAAAAACAGCGCTGGACAATCGACTCAAAATTCAAATGAATTCACTACTCCTTATTACGGATCGTTTGTGTATTGGGTAACCAAAGGATATGTTGTTCTTGATGATGCTGCTTTCCCTATCATTGGTGAAGGGACGACTGAGCCTAATGATAATTTTATGCCACAATTAGTAGCCAACGCAGAGGCTGCAATTGATGCGGTTGATGCTTTGGGATATATTAACCGTAAAAAAGTAGCTATTGGAGGTCACTCGTATGGTGCTTTTATGACTGCAAACTTACTGACTCACTCAAACCTTTTTGCTTGTGGAATCGCCCGAAGCGGTGCTTATAACAGAACGCTGACTCCTTTTGGATTCCAGACAGAACAACGCAATTACTGGGAGGTTCCGGAAGTGTATACTAAAATGTCTCCTTTTATGAATGCAGACAAAATGAAAACACCTCTTTTGTTAGTTCATGGTGAGGCCGATAATAATCCGGGAACTTTTACTTTACAAACAGAGCGTTACTATCAAGCTTTGAAAGGTTTAGGTGCGACCGCAAGAATGGTTATCCTACCGAAAGAAGCACATAGTTATGTTGCCAAAGAAAACATTTTACACTTGCTTTGGGAACAAGATCAGTTTTTAGAAAAATATCTTAAAAACTAA
- a CDS encoding DUF998 domain-containing protein: MIFNQRTDSSKIERISYLRLRKAIGVLAGFLPLTFITASLLSRPNYLTLQVSFSAYYYTNLRDVFTCSLSVLALFLITYKGFGSSVWWKFWKNDNFLSNLAGIAFLLVALFPTNPTHGKIKIYSLIPTDLPFLSQMHNYLAVIAFTCLAMISIFVFTIGQQENKKIPIHFLNENYLYIVCGLLMVFSFIVLLPLIRHWHVKQAMLISETCAFISFSISWLVKGRALGSNGRIGRILYREDNP, encoded by the coding sequence ATGATTTTTAATCAAAGAACCGATAGTTCTAAAATAGAAAGGATTAGTTACCTGAGATTGCGAAAAGCGATTGGAGTTCTAGCTGGTTTTTTACCATTGACGTTTATAACTGCTTCCTTATTGAGTCGCCCAAATTATCTAACTCTTCAGGTATCTTTTAGTGCATATTACTACACAAACTTAAGAGACGTATTTACATGTAGTCTCAGTGTCCTGGCACTTTTTTTAATTACATACAAAGGATTTGGAAGTTCTGTATGGTGGAAATTCTGGAAAAATGACAATTTTCTTTCTAATCTTGCAGGGATTGCATTTCTTTTAGTAGCGCTATTTCCTACTAATCCGACTCATGGCAAAATAAAGATTTATTCTCTTATTCCGACTGATCTGCCGTTTTTAAGTCAGATGCACAATTATCTCGCTGTAATAGCCTTTACTTGTCTGGCTATGATTTCTATTTTTGTATTTACAATAGGGCAGCAGGAAAATAAAAAAATCCCCATTCATTTTTTAAATGAGAATTACCTCTACATTGTATGCGGGTTATTGATGGTATTCAGTTTTATCGTTTTATTGCCTTTAATAAGACATTGGCATGTAAAGCAAGCCATGCTCATCAGTGAAACTTGTGCATTTATTAGCTTTAGTATATCATGGTTAGTGAAAGGCCGGGCACTGGGATCAAATGGTAGAATAGGAAGGATCTTATACAGGGAGGATAATCCGTAA